In a single window of the Populus alba chromosome 16, ASM523922v2, whole genome shotgun sequence genome:
- the LOC118036595 gene encoding uncharacterized protein: MAEKVTTMVIRVDLECKKCRKKIKKVLCKIPQIHNQIYDTKACTVTITVVSCCPEKIKNKICCKGGKAVKCIEIKVPEKPKPPPEKPKPQPPPEKPKPPPEKPQEPPPAPKPAPKPPPPQPVPEHPPPVCPRTCCSECYQGFGGGPCYHGYGRPAPHYEPYGRPVYDSWGGCGCGCRRDGYYVCRCDYVYDHNPSSCRIM; encoded by the exons ATGGCAGAAAAG GTCACAACAATGGTGATCAGGGTTGATCTTGAATGTAAGAAATGCCGCAAGAAGATCAAGAAAGTGCTGTGTAAAATCCCTC AAATTCACAACCAGATATATGACACGAAGGCATGCACAGTGACAATCACTGTGGTTAGCTGCTGTCCTGAAAAGATCAAGAACAAGATCTGCTGCAAAGGAGGTAAGGCTGTCAAGTGCATTGAGATCAAGGTGCCAGAGAAGCCTAAACCACCACCAGAGAAGCCTAAACCACAACCACCACCAGAGAAGCCTAAACCACCACCAGAGAAGCCTCAAGAACCTCCACCGGCCCCGAAACCAGCTCCGAAACCCCCTCCTCCACAGCCGGTCCCAGAGCACCCGCCACCGGTCTGCCCAAGGACATGTTGTAGTGAATGCTATCAAGGGTTTGGTGGAGGCCCATGTTACCATGGCTATGGTAGGCCAGCTCCCCATTATGAACCTTATGGAAGGCCAGTGTATGATAGTTGGGGTGGTTGTGGATGTGGCTGCCGAAGAGATGGTTATTATGTGTGTAGATGTGATTATGTTTATGATCATAACCCCTCTTCATGCAGAATCATGTGA
- the LOC118036584 gene encoding pentatricopeptide repeat-containing protein At4g16390, chloroplastic codes for MAYNLCSSPSSLYQPLCNTLSSSSRDSKPRTLNNNFYHSLKLNTTSPQSRTTSLQITNVSLQDQKMPQQETSKDSNFNEKDGSSSKSYIWVNPKSSKASTLRKSSYDARYASLIKAAKSLNSCSPNKDDVFNILGEFGNKLFEHDAVVILNNMSNPDTALLALKFFQERLEFNREVVVYNVTMKVLRKCRDLNKAEKLFDEMIERAVKPDNVTFSTIISCARLCNLADKAVEWFEKMPSFGLDPDDVTFSTMIDSFGRVGNVEKALSLYDRARTEKWRLDATTFSTLIRIYKDSGNFDGCLNVYEEMKALGVKPNLAIYNTLLDAMGRARRPWQAKKFYQDIIDSGLSPSYATYAALLRAYGRARYGEDAIKIYKEMKEKELSLNVVLYNTILAMCADLGFVDEAIEIFEDMKNSGISPDSWTFSSMITMSSCCGKVSEAENMLNEMFEAGFQPNIFVLTSLIQCYGKAQRIDDVVKTFNRLSALLITPDDRFCGCLLNVMTQTPNEELGKLVECVERANPKLGHVVKLLVEEQGNEGNFKKEAADLFDNISTEVKKAYCNCLIDLCVKLNMLERACELLDHGLTLGIYTDIQSKTSTQWSLNLKSLSSGAALTALHVWINDLSKALEAGEQLPPLLGINTGHGKHKYSEKGLANVFESHLKEINAPFHEAPDKVGWFLTTKVAAESWLESRKLADAVAA; via the coding sequence ATGGCATACAACCTCTGCTCTTCACCTTCTTCTCTCTACCAACCTCTCTGCAACACTCTCTCATCTTCTTCGAGAGACTCAAAACCAAGAACCTTAAACAACAACTTCTACCATTCTTTGAAGCTCAACACTACCTCACCTCAATCAAGAACAACCTCACTTCAAATCACCAATGTCTCATTACAAGACCAAAAAATGCCACAGCAAGAAACCtcaaaagattcaaacttcAATGAAAAAGATGGGTCCTCATCAAAATCCTACATCTGGGTCAACCCCAAAAGCTCTAAAGCTTCAACTCTCAGAAAAAGTTCCTATGATGCTAGGTATGCTTCTCTTATTAAAGCTGCTAAGTCTTTGAATTCTTGTAGCCCAAATAAAGATGATGTCTTTAATATCTTGGGTGAGTTTGGCAACAAATTGTTTGAGCATGATGCTGTTGTTATTCTTAATAACATGTCGAATCCAGACACTGCTTTGTTAGCATTAAAGTTTTTTCAAGAGAGGTTGGAGTTTAATAGAGAGGTTGTTGTTTATAATGTGACTATGAAGGTTTTGAGAAAGTGTAGGGATTTGAATAAGGCAGAGAAGCTGTTTGATGAAATGATTGAGAGAGCTGTTAAGCCTGATAATGTTACGTTTTCGACGATAATTAGTTGCGCTAGGTTGTGTAATTTGGCTGATAAGGCGGTCGAGTGGTTTGAGAAAATGCCAAGTTTTGGACTTGATCCTGATGATGTTACTTTTTCGACTATGATTGATTCGTTTGGGCGGGTTGGTAATGTTGAAAAGGCATTGAGCTTGTATGACCGAGCTAGAACCGAGAAGTGGCGTCTAGATGCAACCACATTCTCAACGTTGATTAGGATTTATAAGGATTCTGGGAATTTTGATGGTTGTTTGAACGTTTATGAAGAAATGAAGGCTTTAGGTGTTAAACCAAATTTGGCCATATATAACACTTTGTTGGATGCCATGGGAAGAGCTAGGAGGCCTTGGCAGGCGAAGAAATTTTATCAGGATATAATTGACAGTGGGTTGTCACCTAGTTATGCGACATATGCAGCTCTTTTACGTGCATATGGTAGAGCTCGTTATGGAGAAGATGCAATTAAGATTTATAAGGAAATGAAGGAAAAGGAGTTGAGTTTGAATGTAGTTCTTTATAATACCATATTGGCTATGTGTGCTGATCTTGGCTTTGTTGATGAAGCTATTGAGATTTTTGAGGACATGAAGAATTCTGGGATCAGTCCTGATAGTTGGACCTTCTCGTCTATGATTACCATGTCCTCATGCTGTGGGAAAGTGTCTGAGGCAGAGAATATGCTGAATGAGATGTTTGAAGCCGGCTTTCAGCCTAATATCTTTGTCTTGACTTCACTTATCCAGTGCTATGGCAAAGCCCAACGCATTGATGATGTTGTGAAGACATTTAACCGACTTTCTGCATTGCTTATAACTCCAGATGATCGGTTCTGTGGCTGTCTTTTGAATGTGATGACTCAAACACCAAATGAAGAACTTGGCAAACTTGTTGAATGCGTTGAGAGGGCTAATCCAAAGCTTGGTCACGTGGTAAAACTTTTGGTAGAGGAGCAAGGCAATGAAGGGAATTTTAAGAAGGAAGCTGCCGATCTGTTTGATAATATTAGCACTGAAGTAAAGAAAGCGTACTGCAATTGCTTAATTGACCTCTGTGTCAAACTCAATATGTTGGAGAGAGCTTGTGAATTGCTAGACCATGGATTAACACTTGGAATTTACACAGATATACAGTCCAAAACGTCAACCCAGTGGTCTTTAAATCTAAAAAGTCTCTCTTCCGGGGCAGCACTGACAGCATTACATGTTTGGATAAATGACTTGTCTAAGGCATTGGAAGCGGGGGAGCAGCTTCCTCCATTGCTTGGAATCAATACCGGGCATGGGAAACACAAGTATTCAGAGAAAGGTTTAGCCAATGTGTTCGAGTCGCATTTGAAGGAAATAAATGCTCCATTCCATGAGGCTCCTGATAAGGTTGGCTGGTTCTTAACTACAAAGGTTGCAGCTGAGTCATGGTTAGAATCTAGAAAATTAGCTGATGCAGTAGCTGCATAG
- the LOC118036586 gene encoding microtubule-associated protein 70-5, with translation MVGYCNEEQFLGREELSLSHPGPIVLELNRLQNLLKERERELGSAQREIKALRATEALKDKAIEELRNEVGKLDQKLGVTENLVEHKNLEIKKLTNEKKDALAAQYAAEAILRRVHANQKDDDSPPIESVIAPLEAEIKMYKNEIASLQEDKKAMERLTKSKESALIEAERILRSALERALMVEEVQNQNYELKRQIEICQEENRILEKTNRQKVIEVEKLSQTICELEEAILAAGAAANTIRDYRRQISELKEEKRMLERELARARVSANRVATVVANEWKDENDKVMPVKQWLEERRLLQAEMQRLKEKLAISERTANAEVQLKEKLKLRLKTLEEGLKHTSSFSANLNASCGSLKPGSTNKILGFLKSNAGMRRSSTSQPRGSNISRNSPLQQPNIETENANASGKLNGADSFKKKYGPGENMLKKGIWVSRNKVIDISGKENEEVKTKADSCIDKHRIDGTTNSEETKNKVGGNEDLPNKGSTNSDSQDVVSGFLYDRLQKAVINLQNSCETKERSLNAKDQEIQMLMKKVNALTKSIEVESKKVKREAAAREKEAAPAKLNKPKRF, from the exons atggTGGGGTATTGTAATGAGGAACAATTTCTAGGAAGAGAAGAGCTCTCCCTTTCTCACCCTGGCCCTATTGTCCTAGAGCTCAACCGTTTGCAGAACCTTCTCAAAG agagggagagagagctAGGTTCTGCACAGCGAGAAATTAAGGCTTTGAGGGCAACTGAAGCTTTGAAGGATAAGGCTATAGAAGAG CTCAGGAATGAAGTTGGTAAACTGGATCAGAAACTTGGTGTCACAGAAAATCTTGTGGAACACAAG AATCTTGAAATCAAGAAGCttacaaatgaaaagaaagatgcATTAGCAGCACAATACGCTGCAGAAGCAATTCTTAGAAGGGTCCATGCAAATCAGAAGGATGATGATTCTCCTCCTATTGAGTCAGTCATTGCTCCACTTGAGGCTGAgattaaaatgtataaaaatgaG ATTGCATCGCTGCAGGAGGATAAGAAGGCGATGGAACgtctcaccaagtcaaaagagTCGGCTTTGATTGAAGCAGAGAGGATCTTGCGGAGTGCTCTAGAAAGGGCTTTAAtggttgaggaggttcagaACCAAAACTATGAGTTGAAGAGACAGATTGAAATCTGCCAG GAGGAGAACAGAATTCTAGAGAAGACAAATCGCCAAAAAGTTATAGAGGTTGAAAAGCTTAGCCAGACCATTTGTGAGCTTGAGGAAGCCATTCTAGCTGCTGGAGCTGCAGCCAATACTATTCGTGACTATCGAAGACAGATTTCTGAACTAAAA GAGGAGAAGAGGATGCTGGAGAGGGAGCTAGCCAGAGCCAGAGTTTCAGCAAACCGAGTTGCAACGGTGGTGGCTAACGAGTGGAAGGATGAAAATGACAAGGTCATGCCTGTCAAGCAGTGGCTTGAAGAGAGAAGGCTGCTGCAG GCGGAGATGCAAAGACTAAAAGAGAAGCTAGCTATATCAGAGAGAACAGCTAACGCAGAAGTACAACTGAAG GAAAAATTGAAGCTGAGGCTAAAGACATTGGAAGAGGGCTTAAAACACACATCAAGTTTCTCTGCAAACCTTAATGCATCCTGTGGATCCCTTAAACCAGGAAGCACCAATAAGATACTAGGATTTCTAAAAAGCAATGCAGGAATGAGAAGGAGTTCTACATCACAACCAAGGGGATCCAACATCAGTAGAAACTCCCCTCTCCAGCAGCCAAATATAGAAACTGAAAATGCAAATGCTTCTGGGAAACTAAATGGAGCTGATAGCTTCAAAAAGAAGTATGGTCCTGGagaaaacatgttgaaaaaagGTATATGGGTATCTAGAAACAAAGTTATTGATATCAGCGGAAAGGAAAATGAAGAGGTTAAGACAAAAGCCGATTCCTGTATCGATAAACACAGGATTGATGGTACGACAAATTCAGAAGAAACAAAGAACAAAGTTGGTGGAAATGAAGACTTGCCAAACAAGGGAAGTACCAATTCTGATAGTCAAGATGTTGTTTCAGGATTTCTATATGATAGGCTTCAAAAGGCGGTCATAAATCTACAAAATTCTTGTGAGACTAAAGAGAGGAGTTTGAATGCTAAAGATCAAGAAATTCAG atGCTCATGAAGAAGGTTAATGCACTAACAAAATCCATTGAAGTAGAGTCCAAGAAAGTGAAGAGAGAAGCAGCAGCTAGAGAAAAAGAAGCTGCACCTGCAAAATTGAACAAACCAAAAAGATTTTGA